From a region of the Candidatus Binatia bacterium genome:
- the ggt gene encoding gamma-glutamyltransferase has translation MFATRRNAPAGFRSQRSMALGRGGMVCTSQPLASAAALDMLRCGGNAVDAAVCAAAVLGVVEPFNTGIGGDCFMLIWHAKERRLYGLNGSGRAPAGLSLGVLQARGLSEMPVHGMLPVTVPGAVHAWCEALRRFGAQSIGAVLQPAIAYAREGFPVSEIIAHQWDLIARFGVLQHPDALRTFTIDGRAPRLGEIFRIPALALTMERVAAGGADTFYRGVIAEEIVAFSRAHGGVHRLEDFATHESSWVEPIGTDYRGYRLCEIPPNGQGLTALIGLNILENFDLASYPLGSSESVHLCIEAVKLALADRNRYIADPEHAEVPTAALLSKEYAHVRAGLIRLDRAHEGPAAGTVKVGTDTVYLTVADRTGNVVSLINSLYFPFGSGMVAGDTGIALQNRGYGFVLDPAHPDCVAPGKRPFHTIIPAMLFRDGKPIVSFGVMGGDVQAQAHVQVVSHLVDYGLNMQEGLDFPRFHCLDTNRVALEAEYAPDLRSQLAGLGHVVLGEEAVMIRGGFGGGQGIMIDPATGSFWGGSDRRKDGCAIGF, from the coding sequence ATGTTTGCCACGCGCCGCAACGCACCGGCCGGATTCAGAAGCCAGCGCTCCATGGCGCTCGGGCGCGGTGGCATGGTGTGCACCAGTCAGCCGCTGGCGTCAGCCGCGGCTCTGGACATGCTGCGCTGCGGAGGCAATGCGGTCGATGCGGCCGTCTGTGCAGCGGCGGTGCTCGGCGTGGTGGAGCCGTTCAACACCGGCATCGGTGGCGACTGCTTCATGCTCATCTGGCACGCCAAGGAGCGCAGGCTGTACGGGCTGAACGGCAGCGGGCGGGCACCGGCCGGCTTGTCACTCGGCGTGCTCCAGGCGCGCGGCCTCAGTGAAATGCCGGTGCACGGCATGCTCCCGGTCACCGTGCCGGGAGCCGTACACGCGTGGTGCGAGGCTCTCCGCCGCTTCGGCGCGCAGTCCATAGGAGCCGTGTTGCAGCCGGCGATTGCCTATGCGCGCGAGGGCTTCCCGGTCAGTGAGATCATTGCGCATCAATGGGATCTGATTGCGCGGTTCGGCGTGTTGCAGCATCCGGACGCGTTGCGGACGTTTACGATCGACGGCCGTGCCCCGCGGCTCGGCGAGATCTTCCGCATCCCTGCCTTGGCGCTGACCATGGAGCGAGTCGCCGCTGGCGGTGCGGATACGTTTTATCGCGGGGTGATCGCGGAGGAGATCGTGGCCTTTTCCCGAGCCCATGGCGGCGTTCACCGTCTCGAAGACTTTGCCACGCACGAGTCGAGCTGGGTGGAGCCGATCGGGACCGACTACCGTGGCTACCGTCTCTGCGAGATCCCACCCAACGGCCAAGGGCTGACGGCGTTGATCGGGCTGAACATCTTGGAGAACTTCGACCTGGCTTCGTATCCGCTGGGTTCTTCCGAGTCCGTACACCTGTGCATTGAGGCGGTCAAGCTGGCGTTGGCCGATCGCAACCGGTACATCGCCGACCCCGAGCATGCCGAGGTTCCGACCGCCGCCTTGCTTTCGAAGGAGTACGCTCATGTCCGTGCCGGCTTGATCCGCCTCGATCGGGCCCACGAAGGGCCGGCGGCCGGCACGGTGAAGGTCGGTACCGATACGGTTTACCTGACGGTGGCCGACCGCACCGGCAACGTCGTCTCGCTGATCAACAGCCTGTACTTCCCGTTCGGCTCCGGGATGGTTGCCGGCGACACCGGTATCGCCTTGCAGAACCGCGGCTACGGATTCGTGCTGGACCCGGCGCATCCCGACTGCGTGGCGCCGGGCAAGCGGCCGTTTCACACCATCATCCCGGCGATGCTGTTCCGCGACGGCAAGCCGATCGTGTCGTTCGGTGTGATGGGCGGTGACGTGCAGGCGCAGGCGCATGTTCAGGTCGTCTCCCACCTGGTCGACTACGGTCTCAACATGCAGGAGGGGCTCGATTTCCCGCGCTTCCACTGTCTCGACACCAACCGCGTGGCGTTGGAAGCGGAGTACGCACCCGACCTGCGCTCACAACTCGCGGGCTTGGGGCACGTGGTGCTGGGCGAAGAGGCGGTGATGATCCGCGGCGGCTTCGGCGGCGGCCAGGGCATCATGATCGATCCAGCCACCG